The stretch of DNA AGGCGCAGCATTTTTCCTTATCTTCCGTTAATCTTGATGAAGGTATATGAATAAGCATGAAAAAAATGAAGCAATTGAATACCCTAAAGTGTTTTTTGATCGGAATGATCGTCCTTTCCCAAGTTGGTTGTAAGCTAGAATCCATTCAGGATCCCATCATTGTTACGAATATTGAAAAAGCATTTTATATTAATCTTTGGGAAGAATTATACCCCAACCACCGAAATCTCCGCATCGACATTCAAAGCTTAAAGAACCAGCCTTGTGTCAACTATACCATTGCCTATGACTGGGCGGCAAGCGATAAAAAATTTGAGCTATCTATTAATGACATCGTGGAGCCAATCGATTGCATATTGGGCTTAGGCCCTGCCACTGCAAAGATCGATGTAGGCGATTTGGAAAGTCGGATTTTCAATATGAGTATTGGGTTAGAGCAAACGGTAATCAATAATGGCCAATTAATTGTAGACGGAGAATCCTATACGATCCAAATGGAAACCGAAGAAGGCATTATTATTCCTGAAAAAATCCTCAGAAAAGTTCCCCCTCAAAGTGCGTGGGGTTTTGTTGCTTTTCAAAATACGGCAGATCAAATCAAGGCGGGGGAATTACTCAGCACCCTCAAAAGCCTAGGAGAACCGATCCTCCTCAAAGAAGGCAAATATGGCTATTTTTCTTTTCTTGATAACAAACTACTTGTCAACGGTGCACCCGTAGCAGGCCAAGCTTCCAGTTTTCTGATCTCATTCAATGGCGATGAAAAAGAGCTGAAACAAGTAGTGGATAACTTTCGTGCCCAACACAGTGGGAGTGTTACGGTTAAGGTGTTTACGGCAAAAGGGAGTGTTATTTAAAGTCGAAAGTCACCAAGAAACCAAGCGGATGTGGGCGTTGTTCACCGACATCACCCTGCGCCACCTAGTAAAAATTTAGGATGAAATCATTAATTTATCCCTTCAGAACGCTATATTGATCCCATCAAAGGACCTTTCATATTTCATCCTCAATCCTAAAAAATGCACGAATACGGAATCCTTTCTCTTTTTCCACCGATTATTGCTATTGTTTTGGCTATACGGACCAAGCAAGTTTTCATTTCCCTCGTATTTGGCATATGGTTGGGGTGGGTGATTATTAATGGTGGCAACCTTTTGACGGGTACTTTTGATACGATCCAAGCGATGGTAGACGTCTTTAAAGATGCGGGCAATACGCGCACCATTATGTTTGCCGCTTTGGTGGGCGCTTTGATCATTTTTATTCAGCGGTCCGGAGGCGTCGAGGGGTTTATCATTCGGGTGAATCGTTTATTGGAACGTTATGAAAAAAAGCAAAGTGGGAGTAATAAGATCATCGTGCAATGCCTGGCTTGGTTGACAGGCCTTCTTATTTTTGTCGAATCCAGCATATCGGTTTTAACGGTAGGTGCTTTGTACCGGCCTGTTTTTGACAGGTTAGGGATTTCCCGGGAGAAGTTGGCTTATATTGCCGACTCTAGTTCTGCTCCGGCTAGTATCCTGATTCCCTTCAATGGATGGGGTGCATTTATCATGGGTTTGCTGGTCGCAGAAGGCTTTAGCGATCCCTTTGCAACGATGTTCAAAGCCATGGTGTATAATTTTTATCCGATGTTGGCCCTTTTATTGGTATTGGTGATCATTTTTACGAAAAAAGATTTTGGGCCGATGGCCAAAGCAGAGAAACGGGTACGAGAAACGGGGAAACTGTTGGCAGATAATGCCCAACCTATGGTCTCCGACGAATTAACAGCCATTGAAACAGCGCAAGGCGTCACGCCCAAGGCCTTTAATATGATCATTCCCATTCTGACCATGGTGCTGCTGATGCCAGTGATGTTGGCTTATACGGGCTGGGAAACGGCGCTGGCAGATTTACCTGAAGCGGGAACTGGCAGCAAACTATTTTACGCGATTGGAAAGGGATCAGGATCAACGGCCGTACTCATTGCCGTCATCGGTTCGACCCTGTTGGCCATGATTTTATATAAGCTTCAAGGCATTATGCGTTTTCGCGAGATGGTGGAGCTTACACTGAAGGGTATTTCAGGAATGATGCCGCTCGCTTTACTCATGATGTTGGCTTTTGCCATTGGGGATGTTTGTAAAAACCAACTGCATACGGGAATATACGTAGCAGATATCGTGAGGGGATGGTTGTCTCCTGGTTTGGTTCCATTTCTTATTTTTTTAGTAGGCTGTTTTATTGCCTTTTCTACCGGAACTTCCTGGGGGACTTTTGGCATTATGATCCCGATTGCAGTGCCCATGGCCCAAGAATTAGATGCCAATATTTATATCACGATAGCTGCGGCCTTGGGTGGCGGCGTATTTGGCGACCATTGCTCTCCCATTTCTGATACCTCGATTCTTTCCTCCATGGCTTCAGCCACAGATCATATCGATCATGTGCGTACACAATTGCCTTATGCGCTCATTGCCGGAGGGGCAACTGCATTATTGTATTTGGGTTTGGGGATGGTGGGGTGAGGAAGGGGAAGCGGGGAATTCCGACTTCATATTTCCCATTTCCAACTTTCTTTCATTCTTTTAGCAAGCATATATTGATCCCATTCGTTTCAAGAAAATAAAGCAAGCCCGGTTGGATATTCAGGCAAGTTGACTGGATGGTTTGCTGAGGCAGATCAAGGGGTATGGTCAATAAAGACTGGAGGTTATAGGAATAAAGTTTTCCATTTTTTAAGCGATAAATCAATTGTTGTTCGAATACCTGAAAATAAGTGATGTTTTGGATGGGAAGCATTTGCAGGTATTGGCCGAAGTTATTAAAAACGATCAAACCCAAGGAAGGGTCATTCAGGTACACTTTGTCGGCACTAGCTACAATTTGTTTGGCTTGAGGAGGCGAAGGCAGTCCCAAGCTCAGGTCGCCACTACTGAGGAGTACTTCTCCTTTGGCATTTAGTTTTTTCAATTGTAGATTGGCGGCATCATAGACCCATAGTTGATTGTTGTTGGATAGTGCGACGGCGGCAGCATCTCCGACTTCGGTACTGAGCAAATTGAGTTCAGCGGTAGGGCTGAGGGTTCGGTCGAGGATAATAACCGTTTGAAATTCGGGATAAAAAAGCAGTAGATTAAACGGATTGGCCGTATCGATATAAGCTAAAGTTCCCAGCGTATTATTATTGTAGCGAAAAAGTTCCTTCGCATTGGAGTCAAACTGGATCAGCTCATTGTCCGCTGTAACAGCATAAATGCGTTTTAGCTTGTCGGTCGTAAAATAGATGTACTGTCCAGGAATGTTTTCCTGAAGACTATAGACGACGGTTGACGGTTGAGCAGAACCCACTTTGTAATAAGCCAATAAACAGCTAAGACTCAGAAGGCTGATTTGTAAGGTTCTGATTGCCGAATACTTTTCCTGCATCATTTTCAAAAAATTGAAGCTCCATGTTTTGGCCGTCAAAGACGGCATAAGTATAATCGAATAACCAGTCCCCCAAATTAATATAACGACTTTTTCCATCGTTTAGCACATGATCGATGGGTAAGTGTCGATGTCCGAATACAAAAAAATCGGCTGATACTGTTGCCAGTTTTCTATTGGCATAAAGAATCAACCATTCGTTCTCTTCTCCATAAAACGTTTTCCCTATAGGCTGTACCGATCGGCTTTTCCTGGACCAATAGCTGGCGAGCCACACCCCAAAATTGGGATGCAATCGCTCAAATAGCCATTGACAAATAGGGTTTGCGAATACTTTTTTAATGAATTTATAGCCAAAATCACCAGGCCCCAAGCCATCTCCGTGACCTATAAAAAAAGTTTTTCCATGGATTTCTCTAAGGATTGGCTTTCGATAAATTGGAATGCCCAATTCCTCTTCAAAATAGCGAAACATCCACATGTCATGATTGCCGGTGAAGAAGTAAATAGCGATTCCTGCATCTCTGAGTTCCGCCAACTTGCCTAATAATCGCACAAATCCTTTAGGAATAACCGTTTTATACTCAAACCAAAAGTCGAATATATCCCCTACCAAGTACACCGCTTCTGCATCCGTTTTGATTTGATCCAACCACCGGACGATTTTCCGTTCTCGGTCTGCACTACTTTGACGTACATCGACCCCTAAATGAAAATCGGAAGCGAAATATATTTTGCCACGCTTTATCATGATCTCTTTGTTTCGAGGGGAAGATAAGTAAAGGTCCCAAACTTTCAAAGATGGAGTGGGTGCAATGTAGGAAAGGTAGTGCTGGAGGTATTGGAGGGTGGGTTGAGGTTTTTTGGGGATGTGGTAGTGGAAGGTGGCTTAAGTTTTTTTTGGGACGTGGAGGTAGTGGAGGGTGAGAGGTAGTGGAGGGGTGGGTTGAGTTTTTTTTGGGGTGTGAAGTGTTTGGGGTGTGCCTCGCTTGCTCCAGCTCGCCGTTTAGCAACACACTGCGAGCTGGAGGTCGCAACCTAAGCCCGCGTACAAGCACAGCTTGTAGCGAGCAGGGAAGTGGCTGCAGCACACACACCGCCGCCATTCCCGCCGCCGCTCGTTACGAGCTCCAGCTCGTATACATACTTCAGTTGCGAGCTCCAGCTCGCCGTTTAACAGCACACTGCGAGCTGGAGCTCGCAACCATAGCCCGCGTACAAGCACAGCTTGTAGCGAGCAGGGAAGTGGCCGCAGCACACACCCCGCAGCCATCCGCCGCCGCTTGTTACGAGCTCCAGCTCGTATACCTACCTCAGCTGCTAGCTCCAGCTCGCCGTTTACAACACACTGCGAGCTGGAGCTCGCAACCAAAACCCGCATACAAGCACAGCTTGTAGCGAGCTGTAAGATAAAAACTAACGTGCCGCCCTGGAAAGACGAAAACCGCCGTAGCTGTACCTGCTGCCAGGCGTGTTGACGCTGCGAAAGGCGCAACGCAGATTGGCTGGTTTGCTGTACCATGAGCCGCCCCGCAACACCCGGTAGGAGCCATTATTCGGTCCACTAGGGTTATTTACGG from Saprospiraceae bacterium encodes:
- a CDS encoding Na+/H+ antiporter NhaC family protein, which codes for MHEYGILSLFPPIIAIVLAIRTKQVFISLVFGIWLGWVIINGGNLLTGTFDTIQAMVDVFKDAGNTRTIMFAALVGALIIFIQRSGGVEGFIIRVNRLLERYEKKQSGSNKIIVQCLAWLTGLLIFVESSISVLTVGALYRPVFDRLGISREKLAYIADSSSAPASILIPFNGWGAFIMGLLVAEGFSDPFATMFKAMVYNFYPMLALLLVLVIIFTKKDFGPMAKAEKRVRETGKLLADNAQPMVSDELTAIETAQGVTPKAFNMIIPILTMVLLMPVMLAYTGWETALADLPEAGTGSKLFYAIGKGSGSTAVLIAVIGSTLLAMILYKLQGIMRFREMVELTLKGISGMMPLALLMMLAFAIGDVCKNQLHTGIYVADIVRGWLSPGLVPFLIFLVGCFIAFSTGTSWGTFGIMIPIAVPMAQELDANIYITIAAALGGGVFGDHCSPISDTSILSSMASATDHIDHVRTQLPYALIAGGATALLYLGLGMVG
- a CDS encoding UDP-2,3-diacylglucosamine diphosphatase — encoded protein: MIKRGKIYFASDFHLGVDVRQSSADRERKIVRWLDQIKTDAEAVYLVGDIFDFWFEYKTVIPKGFVRLLGKLAELRDAGIAIYFFTGNHDMWMFRYFEEELGIPIYRKPILREIHGKTFFIGHGDGLGPGDFGYKFIKKVFANPICQWLFERLHPNFGVWLASYWSRKSRSVQPIGKTFYGEENEWLILYANRKLATVSADFFVFGHRHLPIDHVLNDGKSRYINLGDWLFDYTYAVFDGQNMELQFFENDAGKVFGNQNLTNQPSES